The genomic stretch CACTGTGAATTGTGTCAAATTACTTTTATAAAAATCGTCTATCCATAAAAAAAACGCGGAAAGAGCTCCTTCTCTTTCCACGTCATTCTTAAATTTGCACAAAACGCATCACAGGCTCATGGTATCAGTAGCCTGCGGCAATATATCGTTCAATCAATTTATCCAGTTCTACACTCCTGTGATAAATAACATCTTCATCATCATGATCAATGCTTTTATTTAATCTTTCTCTTGCTTCTTCAATATCGTGTATTAACTCTTCTTTTGACATCATCATATCATTACTTCTCCTTTGCTCTTTTTTCGTATCTGTCTGTGTTTGCAGAAGAGCACAAGAGTAGATATCACTACCAGAATTAATGACAGTGCCTGAGACACCGGAATGCCAGTACTAAAGAATATTAGCTGGTCCGTGCGGAGTCCCTCTATCCACACTCGTCCCAAACCATAGCCAAGCAGGTATATAAAAAGCATCTCTCCATCAAATCTCTTACGTTTCCTGTACCAAAGCATAAATGCAAGTACACAGAGATTCCAGATTGATTCATAAAAGAAGGTAGGATGCACCTGTATATATTCTACTCCGTCCCTTACGATCAAATGGTTCAAAAGCTCTTTCGATATCATATTCTCATTAACCAGCGCTCTTCTGATTCTCATAGCAAACAGGCTGTCGGTATATCCGCCAAACGCCTCGCAATTAAAGAAGTTTCCCCATCTTCCTATAATCTGCCCGGTTATCAGTCCTAGGCATCCAGTGTCAGCCAACGAAAAAAAAGATAATTTCTTTACCCTGGCATAAACTATCAGAGTTATAACGGCCCCTATGACACCTCCATAGATGGCCAATCCTCCTGCCCTGAGATTTAAAATTTGAAGCAGATCATCTTTATAATTGTCCCAATCAAA from Lacrimispora sphenoides JCM 1415 encodes the following:
- a CDS encoding Spo0E family sporulation regulatory protein-aspartic acid phosphatase: MMMSKEELIHDIEEARERLNKSIDHDDEDVIYHRSVELDKLIERYIAAGY
- the lgt gene encoding prolipoprotein diacylglyceryl transferase, which encodes MANTADISFVHLGISIDHLQNSISIFGFRIAFYGIIIGFGILAGLWVATRDAKRRGQDPDIYLDFVLYAIIISIMGARIYYVMFDWDNYKDDLLQILNLRAGGLAIYGGVIGAVITLIVYARVKKLSFFSLADTGCLGLITGQIIGRWGNFFNCEAFGGYTDSLFAMRIRRALVNENMISKELLNHLIVRDGVEYIQVHPTFFYESIWNLCVLAFMLWYRKRKRFDGEMLFIYLLGYGLGRVWIEGLRTDQLIFFSTGIPVSQALSLILVVISTLVLFCKHRQIRKKSKGEVMI